The Magnetospirillum sp. XM-1 genomic interval GCGATATAGACGATTACTTCCCAGCTCCCGTTCCGGTTTGTGTTGAATGGGTGCGGGATATAAACAAAGCATATCGTTCATACACTACAAATAGTATTCTTCCGAGACTTGTTGGGGCAGAATATGTTGCATTTAACTGCACCAATGGCGATCTCCACACCCCAGTGGGCTGATGCCGAAAAGCCTCCCCGCTTTTGCAATTCGGGGACTTCCACTACCTGCTAAACGCTATCCAGGCAGCTCTCACGCTGATCTAAAACCCCAGAACGTCTGCTGAGTTACCCATCATCACGCGCCGGGCGAATCATCCCCGGCGCGAACAGGAGAGATTTGATCATGAAAATCCAAAAAAGCATCTCTAATATAACATCGACGTTAATACCAACTATCTATTCACAGGGATACATGCTGGCTACTGAGCTTTATGAAGATGAGTGCGAATATGAAAACATTACGGAGGCATTGACAAAACAAAATATAAATGCAGCGGTTTGTCATTTGACGAGCCATGAGATTGGTTTGTGGCGAATGGGTTTTGTTCGATATTTATATGATTATTATTGCATTGCGTTCAAACGCAAGAGTGATGCCGTTCGCTTTAAAATTGCTTATAGTGGAAACTGCTATCCCCTTGATATGATTTATGTGATCCGACGAGGAAGATGCTATCTAACGGTCTTGGATACAGATTTTAATACAGGTCACGTCACCGTCGGATGGACATGTGATGTCAACAAGGCGCATCGATCATATTCAAATAATAGCGATATTATAGATATATTTGGCGCCGAGTATGTTGCATTTCCATGCACTAATGGTAATCTTTACGGCCCAAGCCAAGGTGATGACATGCATTATGCTTGATAGCGGTGGCCGCTGATTGCCGCATCATCGATGCCCTGGCGTCGTAATACCCTGAAATCAGGACGACCGGGACGCAAACAGGATAGATGCTTGCTCAAACTGAGCTGTGGCATAATTCATGTTGTCGCCAGCCACATCCTTCCGGTTGCCGCCACCAGCGCCAGAGCCTCCACGGCACCGTCGGCCTCACCCTTCTCGAAGTCGCCCTCGCTTTGCGCCATGGTGTTGGTGACGTGGGCGAAGCAGACCATCGGGCAGCCTCGTGCACGTGAAAAGGCGTAGAGCGCCGCCGCTTCCATCTCGACGGCGAGGATTCCCGCCGCTCGGTGAGCCGCTATGGCGTCCTCGATTTCACGGTAAGGGGCGTCGGTGGTCCAGGTCGCCCCTTGGTGGATGGTGACGGTAGCCGATCCGGGTCGGCCGCCGCGCCTTCATGCATGCCCTCCATTCGGATCACGCCCTGGCCTATCGGATGCTGGCGGGGCTGGTGAAGTTGAATCGCCGACTGTCGGACGAGATCTATGACCTGAAGGGGCGCGAGCCCTGGCAAAGGGTTGCCGAATTCCTGCTGCTCCAAACCGGAAGCTCCGAAGGACGGGCCGATATCTCACTTCCCTACACCAGGGAAGTCTTGGCCAGTCGGGTTGGCATCCGCCGTGAAAGCCTGTCGCGGCTCCTTGGGCGACTTCGGGTGTTAGGCGTGAAAACTTCCGGCAATGCCATTCGGATAGAAGATGTAGGACTATTGCGCAGGGCCTGTATCGAAGCCAGAATTCCTCACAACAAATGAAGCAACTTGGTGCGCTACAGATTTTGACGAAGCCCTTTTCAAATCGGCAACTTTTGTACGTGCCAAAACCCGGAATAGGCACCAGCATCCCCGCCAGTGAGACCCCCAATTCTCACTCGTCCCCGCCGGAGAACACCGAGGCCCCAAGTACCACGCCCTTGGTCGTCAGCCTGTCAGTCTGTAGTAAGTTGACTTCATGGAGGATAGGAGAGCTTCGTGCCCGAGTATGTGTTGAATGGTCAGACCGCAAGCGTTCCGGTCCTGCTCCGGGATCGCCGCCGATGGTTGCTCCTATTGCTCGCCTGGGCGGGCGTGATGGGGATTGCCTTTCGTACTCAGGTTGCCGACATCCGCAGTCAAGGGCTCACGGTAGCAACCGAAGGTGCGCGAAACATGTTTCGGATGGTGGTCCTGACCCGCAGTTGGAACGCCCGTCATGGCGGCGTATACGTACCTGTCACCCCCACCACCCAACCGAATCCTTATCTGGTCCATCCTAGGCGGGATATCACGACAACGGATGGGTTGGAGCTTACCCTGGTGAATCCGGCCTACATGACCAGATTGATCGCTGAAATGGCAGCTTCGGATTCGGGAGCGATCTTCAGGCTGACCAGTCTGAAGCCCATACGGCCGCAAAACGCTCCCGATCCGTGGGAACGAACCGCCCTCGAGGCGTTCGAAGGCGGAATATCTGAACAATTCGGCGTCGAAACCGGCACGCAAGGCGCTTTCCTCAGATATATGGCGCCACTGCGTGTCGAAACCCCATGCCTCCAGTGCCATGAGATCCAAGGCTACAAGCTCGGAGATATCCGAGGCGGAATCAGCGTTTCGCAGCCATTCGAACCAATTGAAACAGCCACCAACGCCCATATTCGTCAGGCGATGGCAATGTATGCCGCGGTTTTCTTGATGGTTGCGGGCATGGGATGGGGGCTACTGGAATTACTGCGGCGCCGGTGGTTTGATCTGGCCAGAAAAATCAAGGAACTGGAAGATACCCGCACCGAGTTGGTGCAGAGCGAGAAGCTGGCATCACTGGGGCGAATGGTTGCTGGGTTCGCCCACGAAATCAACACGCCGGTGGGAGTTGCTGTTGGGGCCGTTTCCCAAACCGAAGAGGTTATCTTGCGGATAGAAACCTTGCTCGGCCAAGAAGAGGTTCAGGAGGCCGATTTGCGCGCCGAGTTGACCGGCCTGCGCCAGGCCGGAACCCTGGCCCTGGCCAATCTTCGCCGCGCGGCCGCTCTGGTTCAGAGCTTCAAGCGCACGTCTATTGATCAGGCAGGAGAAATCCGGCGCAATTACAGCATGCAGGAACTGATCAACGATGTTCTCTCGACCCTCAACAACAATCTTAAGCGCCTTCCGGTCAAGGTCGAGGTCGATTGTCCTGAATCACTCCGTCTTGAGGGGACGCCCGGTCTGATCGAACAATTGCTGACCAATCTGATCTTGAATGCGATTCAGCACGCTTTTGGCGACGGCGGGATCTCCGGAACTATTACAATCACGACGCGCCTCGAAAACGAAAAGGTTCATCTCATTTTCGCGGACAATGGTGCAGGCATGTCATCGGAAGCGGTTGCAAGGGCTTTTGAACCGTTTTTCACGACACGACGCGATAAAGGCGGATCGGGACTGGGCCTTTATATCTGCTACTCCATCGCGACAACTCAGCTAAAAGGCTCGATTCAACTTGAGAGCAAGCCGGGTGCTGGCTGCCGTTTCGATATTTGGTTTCCGGCTCACCCCGCCTCTCCCACAAAGAAGACCGCATCATGAAGCTTATCCGTACCCGCAGCGAGCCGCCCGTCACGGACATAACACCGCTTGGTCCGCGACATATATGGAAGTTGCTTGTTGTCGATGACGAATCCGATGTACGGCAATTGACCCGTATCAGCCTCAGGGGATTTCGATTTGTCGACCGGGATCTTGAAATCATCGAGGCCGCCTCGGCCTATGAGGCACGAGAGCAACTTGCCCAACATGATGATATCGCCGTCGCCCTAATTGATGTGGTGATGGAGACCGACGACGCAGGGCTGCAATTGGTGGAGTATATCCGCAAGAGCCTCAACAACCAGTTCATCCGCCTGATCATCCGTACCGGTCAACCGGGCCTCGCCCCGGAACGGTATGTCATCGATAGCTTCGACATCGATGACTACAAGGACAAAACCGAACTAACCGCCACGAGACTCTACACCACGGTCAGATCCGCCCTGAAATCATACCGGGATCTGAGGGCGATTGAGATGAATCGGATCGGATTGCAGCATGTGCTGGAAGCGGCACCGGATATTTACCGCATTAGCAACCGATCATTGAATCAGTTTTTTCAAGGCGTCCTGACCCAGATTGTCGGTCTTTGCAACCTGTCCGACACAAGCTTCATATCCACGATCGACGGTCTGATCGCCACGTTTGACGAGCAGGCGATCACCATCCAGGCGACATCCGGTGACCTGACCCGCCAGGATCGGTTCGGACAGATTCGAGAACTATGTGCCGAAGCCGTCCTGTCAGGCCAAATGCCCAGCGGATTACGCAAAGACTCGTACGTGGTTCCGTTGATCGTTCAGCAAAAGCCCGCAGGATTCATTTACGTCGAACCAACCCAAGACCTCAATGAGGCGGACCGGAATCTCATCAGTATGGTCGCTCAGCAGTGCTCGAATGCACTAGAGAATCTGAGGCTGCATATTAATCTTTCGGATTCCCACGACCACATGATCGATATTCTGGCAAAGGTGGCGGAGTTCAAAGACAGAACCACGGGAAGCCATATCCGCCGGATTGACCATTATACCCAGTTGGTCGCCACCGAATTGGGCCTTGCCAAAGATGAAGCGGTCCTCTTCGGCAAGGCGAGCCGTTTGCATGACGTGGGGAAAATCGGAGTGGCCGATGCCATTCTCCGCAAACCGGGGCGGTTGACCGACGAGGAATTCGCGGCCGTCAGCTTACATACGCATATTGGCAGCAGCATTCTTGAAAACGATGAGTTTCTGAGGATTGCCCGCGATGTCGCCCTGCATCACCACGAGCGATGGGATGGTAAAGGGTACCCATCAGGCCGCCCGTCGCGGGAATTCCATCTGGCGACCCGGATTGTCTCGGTGGTCGATGTGTTCGACGCACTCGTCAGCCGACGCAGCTACAAAGATCCCTGGGAACCCAAGAGGGCATTCGATGAAATCGTGAAGGGGGCGGGCACTCAATTCGATCCCACCGTGGTCTCCGCCTTTGCCAATCTTTAC includes:
- a CDS encoding helix-turn-helix domain-containing protein — protein: MHALHSDHALAYRMLAGLVKLNRRLSDEIYDLKGREPWQRVAEFLLLQTGSSEGRADISLPYTREVLASRVGIRRESLSRLLGRLRVLGVKTSGNAIRIEDVGLLRRACIEARIPHNK
- a CDS encoding ATP-binding protein encodes the protein MPEYVLNGQTASVPVLLRDRRRWLLLLLAWAGVMGIAFRTQVADIRSQGLTVATEGARNMFRMVVLTRSWNARHGGVYVPVTPTTQPNPYLVHPRRDITTTDGLELTLVNPAYMTRLIAEMAASDSGAIFRLTSLKPIRPQNAPDPWERTALEAFEGGISEQFGVETGTQGAFLRYMAPLRVETPCLQCHEIQGYKLGDIRGGISVSQPFEPIETATNAHIRQAMAMYAAVFLMVAGMGWGLLELLRRRWFDLARKIKELEDTRTELVQSEKLASLGRMVAGFAHEINTPVGVAVGAVSQTEEVILRIETLLGQEEVQEADLRAELTGLRQAGTLALANLRRAAALVQSFKRTSIDQAGEIRRNYSMQELINDVLSTLNNNLKRLPVKVEVDCPESLRLEGTPGLIEQLLTNLILNAIQHAFGDGGISGTITITTRLENEKVHLIFADNGAGMSSEAVARAFEPFFTTRRDKGGSGLGLYICYSIATTQLKGSIQLESKPGAGCRFDIWFPAHPASPTKKTAS
- a CDS encoding response regulator encodes the protein MKLIRTRSEPPVTDITPLGPRHIWKLLVVDDESDVRQLTRISLRGFRFVDRDLEIIEAASAYEAREQLAQHDDIAVALIDVVMETDDAGLQLVEYIRKSLNNQFIRLIIRTGQPGLAPERYVIDSFDIDDYKDKTELTATRLYTTVRSALKSYRDLRAIEMNRIGLQHVLEAAPDIYRISNRSLNQFFQGVLTQIVGLCNLSDTSFISTIDGLIATFDEQAITIQATSGDLTRQDRFGQIRELCAEAVLSGQMPSGLRKDSYVVPLIVQQKPAGFIYVEPTQDLNEADRNLISMVAQQCSNALENLRLHINLSDSHDHMIDILAKVAEFKDRTTGSHIRRIDHYTQLVATELGLAKDEAVLFGKASRLHDVGKIGVADAILRKPGRLTDEEFAAVSLHTHIGSSILENDEFLRIARDVALHHHERWDGKGYPSGRPSREFHLATRIVSVVDVFDALVSRRSYKDPWEPKRAFDEIVKGAGTQFDPTVVSAFANLYEAGKLEPIIEMARIENDST